Proteins found in one Methanomassiliicoccus sp. genomic segment:
- the thpR gene encoding RNA 2',3'-cyclic phosphodiesterase: protein MTFRAFISVDIPGEGRLEDILGRLHLADPTLKTVDPSLMHITLKFLGDTEESKVKAISEAMRKAVDGLAPFELDLKGLGAFPRKDRPRVIWVGLENAQPLAVIARRLEDLLSPLGFEPERRGFTPHLTVARARVERSIPAVRTILEEHTLTYLGKVHVDRVRLKKSVLTVSGPIYTTVDEASFR from the coding sequence ATGACGTTCCGGGCGTTCATCTCTGTCGATATACCTGGGGAGGGAAGGCTGGAGGACATCCTGGGAAGACTGCATCTTGCCGACCCAACGTTGAAGACCGTGGACCCCTCACTGATGCACATCACCTTGAAGTTCCTCGGCGACACCGAGGAGTCCAAGGTCAAGGCGATCTCGGAGGCTATGAGGAAGGCGGTCGATGGCTTGGCCCCTTTCGAGCTTGACCTTAAGGGTCTGGGGGCGTTCCCCCGAAAGGACCGGCCGAGGGTCATATGGGTGGGACTGGAGAACGCGCAACCGCTTGCGGTCATAGCCCGCCGATTGGAGGACCTCCTTTCTCCCCTGGGTTTCGAGCCTGAGCGGCGGGGGTTCACACCCCACCTTACGGTGGCCCGGGCCCGGGTAGAAAGGTCCATACCGGCAGTCCGCACCATCTTGGAGGAGCATACCCTAACATATCTGGGTAAGGTTCATGTGGACCGCGTTCGCCTAAAGAAAAGCGTGCTGACCGTATCGGGCCCCATATACACCACGGTGGACGAGGCCTCCTTCCGTTAG